One window of the Notolabrus celidotus isolate fNotCel1 chromosome 23, fNotCel1.pri, whole genome shotgun sequence genome contains the following:
- the LOC117807782 gene encoding macrophage mannose receptor 1-like: MQRQDFIRHAQTSVPTKKETMQWTLFLVMLMSQFSFFSCHLYEYHLIIEEKTWDDAQNYCRDKYTDLATVCDVTDTRRLGDLVTTPAWIGLHSILGKDNRMWHWSLTEMPGVEFDDIKSYFGGGEPNPLGNIENCVEITGNKLNDIQCSKTHEFICFDEREEPSERLQVINLTMNWTQAQKYCRDHHTDLLSGLDQLEEIVNKSFSHESMWIGLFRDTWRWSNGSKFSFRNWGQGLFKDGHDKKECATVLNRLGEWGSDDCNKRKTLLLLRCVLHRQSDPGQKKLNWEDALYYCRENYDDLVSITNDCQQRLVQAKAKEASTSHVWLGLRYTCTLDFWFWISDEVVHYQNWAQGEEKNGCDMSGAMATGGSHKWFKKQDTETFNSSAPRLKAQFKHWEQMFYSFTHFVVCIVTFGHYDRIR; encoded by the exons ATGCAGAGACAAGACTTCATAAGAC ACGCTCAGACATCAGTTCCAACTAAGAAAGAAACGATGCAGTGGACTCTGTTTCTGGTTATGCTGATGA GTcagttctccttcttctcatgTCATCTCTACGAGTATCACCTTATCATAGAAGAGAAGACCTGGGATGACGCTCAGAACTACTGCAGAGACAAATACACAGACCTGGCCACAGTGTGTGACGTGACAGACACGAGGAGACTCGGTGACTTAGTGACTACGCCAGCCTGGATCGGGCTTCACAGCATCCTAGGAAAAGACAACCGGATGTGGCACTGGTCTCTGACGGAGATGCCAGGGGTGGAGTTTGATGATATCAAGAGTTATTTTGGAGGTGGAGAGCCAAATCCTTTGGGAAATATTGAGAACTGTGTGGAAATTACTGGAAACAAACTGAACGATATCCAGTGTAGTAAGACACATGAATTTATTTGCTTCGACG AAAGAGAGGAACCCAGTGAAAGATTACAAGTGATCAACTTGACAATGAACTGGACACAGGCTCAGAAGTACTGCAGAGACCACCACACTGACCTGCTCAGCGGACTCGATCAGTTAGAAGAAATCGTAAATAAATCATTTAGTCATGAAAGCATGTGGATCGGCCTGTTCAGAGACACCTGGAGATGGTCAAATGGGAGCAAGTTCTCTTTCAGAAACTGGGGTCAGGGGTTGTTTAAGGATGGACACGACAAAAAGGAATGTGCGACCGTGTTGAACAGGCTTGGTGAATGGGGCTCTGATGATTGCAATAAGAGGAAAACCCTTCTTCTGCTACGATG TGTCCTTCACAGACAAAGTGATCCTGGTCAAAAGAAGCTGAACTGGGAGGACGCCTTGTATTACTGTAGAGAGAACTATGATGACCTGGTCTCCATCACCAACGATTGCCAGCAGAGATTGGTTCAAGCCAAAGCTAAGGAAGCCTCCACCTCCCATGTGTGGCTGGGACTGCGCTACACCTGCACTCTGGATTTCTGGTTCTGGATCAGTGACGAGGTGGTCCACTACCAGAATTGGGCTCAAGGTGAGGAAAAGAACGGCTGCGACATGTCTGGAGCCATGGCAACAGGCGGATCTCACAAGTGGTTCAAAAAGCAAGACACTGAAACATTCAACTCTTCTGCTCCAAGGCTTAAAGCCCAGTTTAAACACTGGGAgcagatgttttattcatttactcactttgttgt ctgtATAGTTACATTTGGACATTATGACAGAATCAGAtaa